One stretch of Nocardioides perillae DNA includes these proteins:
- a CDS encoding CpaF family protein, with translation MSTNGHHPDTNGRDPLRADEWLEARHAASREQTSPFARGRSTNCTPPPPPSVVEDHDPTSLPIFAGAWSSEQELPGRARSEFSLRPLVAPAPEEHQHNVPGADGRVELDWELIAQYRAEISSRLTARLDKEGGRVTDEDREQMGLDVIEELIKSEAETLVSTGRPPWTKDQEKALKSALHAALFGLGRLQPLVEREDVENIIVIARGPVCAVWLELVDGTLVEADPIADSEDELREFLADLGARQNRPFTEARPHLDLRLPGGARLAAGSWVMAYTSVVIRRHGMREVSMDEMVYDRKACTAVLADFLAACVRAGKSIVVSGVQGSGKTTWVRALCSCIPPWEMIGTFETEFELHLHELVDRHKIVHAWEHRPGSGEVGIDGRQAGEFSLEEAIHHSFRFNLARQIVGEVRGPEVWNMLKAMESGPGSISTTHARSAEHTIEKLVSCAMEKGPQVTRELAISKLAAAIDIVMYLRSEVVPNGDGTFRKQRWVEEVLVVQPSIDAARGYATTPIFAPNQLGQAVATGKLDNFLAQELARHGFDLEAYKAESQANPGVATS, from the coding sequence ATGAGCACCAACGGACACCACCCGGACACCAACGGCCGAGACCCGCTGCGCGCCGACGAGTGGCTCGAGGCCCGCCATGCCGCGAGCCGGGAGCAGACCTCGCCCTTCGCCCGCGGCCGCAGCACCAACTGCACCCCGCCGCCCCCGCCGTCGGTCGTCGAGGACCACGACCCGACCTCCCTGCCGATCTTCGCCGGCGCCTGGTCCAGCGAGCAGGAGCTTCCTGGCCGTGCTCGCTCGGAGTTCAGTCTGCGCCCGCTCGTGGCGCCCGCACCGGAGGAGCACCAGCACAACGTCCCCGGCGCGGACGGCCGGGTCGAACTGGACTGGGAGCTGATCGCGCAGTACCGCGCGGAGATCTCCTCGCGACTGACCGCCCGGCTCGACAAGGAAGGTGGCCGGGTCACCGACGAGGACCGCGAGCAGATGGGCCTCGACGTCATCGAGGAGCTCATCAAGTCCGAGGCCGAGACGCTGGTCTCCACCGGCCGGCCCCCGTGGACTAAGGACCAGGAGAAGGCGCTCAAGTCCGCCCTTCACGCCGCCCTGTTCGGGCTCGGCCGCCTGCAGCCCCTGGTCGAGCGCGAGGACGTCGAGAACATCATCGTCATCGCCCGCGGCCCGGTCTGCGCGGTGTGGCTGGAGCTCGTCGACGGCACCCTGGTCGAGGCCGACCCGATCGCCGACTCCGAGGACGAGCTGCGCGAGTTCCTCGCCGACCTCGGCGCCCGACAGAACCGGCCCTTCACCGAGGCCCGCCCGCACCTGGACCTCCGGCTGCCCGGGGGAGCGCGGCTCGCTGCCGGCTCCTGGGTGATGGCCTACACCTCGGTCGTGATCCGCCGCCACGGCATGCGCGAGGTCTCCATGGACGAGATGGTCTACGACCGGAAGGCCTGCACCGCGGTCCTGGCCGACTTCCTCGCCGCCTGCGTGCGGGCCGGCAAGAGCATCGTCGTCTCCGGCGTCCAGGGCTCCGGCAAGACCACCTGGGTCCGCGCCCTGTGCTCGTGCATCCCGCCCTGGGAGATGATCGGCACCTTCGAGACCGAGTTCGAGCTGCACCTGCACGAGCTTGTCGACCGGCACAAGATCGTCCACGCCTGGGAGCACCGCCCCGGATCCGGCGAAGTCGGCATCGACGGCCGCCAGGCCGGTGAGTTCAGCCTCGAGGAGGCCATCCACCACTCCTTCCGGTTCAACCTCGCCCGCCAGATCGTCGGCGAGGTCCGCGGCCCGGAGGTCTGGAACATGCTCAAGGCTATGGAGTCCGGCCCGGGCTCGATCAGCACCACCCACGCCCGCAGCGCCGAGCACACCATCGAGAAGCTCGTCTCCTGCGCCATGGAGAAGGGCCCCCAGGTCACCCGCGAGCTCGCGATCAGCAAGCTCGCCGCCGCCATCGACATCGTGATGTACCTGCGCTCCGAGGTCGTCCCCAACGGCGACGGCACCTTCCGCAAGCAGCGCTGGGTCGAGGAGGTCCTGGTCGTCCAGCCGAGCATCGACGCAGCCCGCGGGTACGCCACCACCCCGATCTTCGCGCCCAACCAGCTCGGCCAGGCCGTCGCGACCGGCAAGCTCGACAACTTCCTCGCCCAGGAGCTGGCACGCCACGGATTCGACCTCGAGGCGTACAAGGCCGAGTCCCAGGCCAACCCGGGGGTGGCCACCTCATGA
- a CDS encoding DDE-type integrase/transposase/recombinase, with amino-acid sequence MLKIARQPYYRWLQRPVTDAELEEAYRANALFDAHRDDPEFGYQFLVDEAREDGEPMAERTAWRICSDMGWWSAFGKPKRGKAKRPGPPVHDDLCATVDKHGVIRHEFNADGPNELWIGDITEHRTGEGKLYLCAFKDVYSNRIVGYSIDSRMKSRLAVAALNNAVARRGGVVGCIVHTDRGSQFRSRRFVRALNRHHMVGLNRPGESGELIRWKDHSHGTSLEVPDRAA; translated from the coding sequence GTGCTCAAGATCGCGCGTCAGCCCTACTACCGCTGGCTCCAGCGTCCGGTCACCGACGCCGAGCTGGAGGAGGCCTACCGCGCCAATGCGCTGTTCGACGCCCACCGTGACGATCCCGAGTTCGGCTACCAGTTCCTGGTCGACGAGGCACGCGAAGACGGCGAGCCTATGGCGGAGCGGACCGCGTGGCGGATCTGCTCGGACATGGGCTGGTGGAGCGCGTTCGGCAAGCCCAAGCGCGGGAAGGCGAAGAGGCCCGGCCCACCGGTCCACGACGACCTGTGCGCCACCGTCGACAAGCACGGCGTGATCCGGCACGAGTTCAATGCCGATGGGCCGAACGAGCTGTGGATCGGCGACATCACCGAACACCGCACCGGCGAAGGCAAACTCTACCTCTGCGCGTTCAAGGACGTCTACTCCAACCGGATCGTGGGCTATTCGATCGACTCGAGGATGAAGTCCCGGCTCGCGGTCGCGGCGCTCAACAACGCGGTCGCCAGGCGCGGCGGCGTGGTCGGCTGCATCGTGCACACGGACAGGGGCTCGCAATTTCGGAGCCGGAGATTCGTCCGTGCACTCAACCGTCACCACATGGTCGGATTGAACCGCCCCGGCGAGTCCGGAGAGCTGATTCGTTGGAAGGATCACTCTCATGGCACGTCCCTCGAAGTACCCGACCGAGCTGCGTGA
- a CDS encoding transposase produces MPKPYPKEFRDDVVRVARNREPGVHLKQIAADFGISESCLTNWMKTADVEDGVKPGTTAAESAELREARKRIRLLEQENEVLRRAAAYLSQANLPGK; encoded by the coding sequence GTGCCGAAGCCGTACCCCAAGGAGTTCCGCGACGACGTCGTTCGCGTCGCGAGGAACCGTGAGCCGGGAGTCCACCTCAAGCAGATCGCTGCCGACTTCGGCATCAGCGAGTCGTGCCTGACGAACTGGATGAAGACCGCAGACGTCGAGGATGGCGTGAAGCCGGGGACGACCGCTGCCGAGAGCGCCGAACTTCGTGAGGCGAGGAAGAGGATCCGGCTGCTGGAGCAGGAGAACGAGGTGCTGCGCCGCGCGGCGGCCTATCTGTCGCAGGCGAACCTGCCGGGAAAATGA
- a CDS encoding DUF2243 domain-containing protein, with translation MQQSPIKAWRGGRFAPSWSFHFGLVLAGWGIFNLLEGIVNHHLLGVHHVRDDIGAPLSWDLGFLAFGVPLVISGWLLHKRGSAVMERRARAVARRASVGS, from the coding sequence GTGCAGCAGTCCCCAATCAAGGCTTGGCGTGGAGGCCGTTTCGCTCCGAGTTGGTCCTTCCATTTCGGCCTGGTTCTCGCGGGGTGGGGGATCTTCAACCTGTTGGAGGGCATCGTCAATCATCACCTGCTCGGTGTTCACCATGTGCGCGACGACATCGGCGCCCCACTGTCGTGGGATCTCGGGTTCCTAGCGTTCGGCGTGCCACTGGTCATCAGTGGGTGGCTGCTGCACAAGCGCGGTTCAGCGGTGATGGAGCGACGGGCACGAGCAGTGGCACGCCGAGCCTCGGTCGGCAGCTGA
- a CDS encoding cytochrome P450, whose product MSNQQLTYSPFDPDIIADPYPVYRQLRSEVPAYWSEQANTWVLSRYVDVCAALADPATYSSASGIFPTPPGVDMTQLFLPMLIMTDPPRHTALRKIVSKAFTPRRIAALEPHIHSIVDDLLDDSPKSDGWDFVSGFSGPLPAIVIADMLGVPRADRDRFRTWSTTLIQSNPARGEFGPGLEAATSLYDYFSEFLAERRARPQDDLMSALVQADADGERLSEDELLGFCLLLLVAGHETTTNLLSNSAVVLAQQPDSRRQLADRPELVPGAVEELLRYDSPVQGLSRTLTRPVDVHGQHMATGETVLLLFGSANRDDQAFSDADHFDLHRAPERQVAFGRGIHFCLGAALARLEARIALQALLARQPDWEVDLDSAVRLRSGPIRGYLSLPLE is encoded by the coding sequence ATGAGCAACCAGCAGCTGACCTACAGCCCGTTCGATCCCGACATCATCGCTGACCCTTACCCGGTCTACCGGCAGCTGCGCAGTGAAGTCCCCGCCTACTGGTCGGAGCAGGCGAACACCTGGGTGCTCAGCCGATACGTCGACGTCTGCGCGGCGCTCGCCGACCCGGCGACCTACTCCTCTGCGTCCGGGATCTTCCCGACCCCTCCCGGGGTGGACATGACCCAGTTGTTCTTGCCCATGCTCATCATGACCGACCCACCGCGACACACCGCGCTGCGCAAGATCGTCAGCAAGGCGTTCACCCCCCGGCGAATCGCCGCACTCGAACCCCACATCCACTCCATCGTGGACGATCTGCTCGATGATTCACCGAAGTCGGATGGGTGGGACTTTGTCTCTGGGTTCTCCGGACCGCTGCCGGCCATCGTGATCGCCGACATGCTGGGCGTGCCGCGGGCAGACCGTGACCGTTTCCGCACGTGGTCCACCACTCTCATACAGTCCAACCCCGCCCGTGGCGAGTTCGGCCCCGGTCTGGAGGCCGCCACATCCCTCTACGACTACTTCTCAGAGTTTCTTGCTGAACGACGCGCGCGCCCTCAGGACGACCTCATGAGCGCGCTGGTCCAGGCCGACGCCGACGGCGAACGCCTCAGCGAGGATGAGCTCCTCGGCTTCTGTCTGCTGCTGCTCGTGGCCGGACACGAGACCACCACGAACCTGCTCTCCAACAGCGCGGTCGTGCTCGCTCAGCAGCCCGATAGCCGCCGGCAACTGGCGGACCGCCCAGAACTCGTTCCCGGCGCCGTCGAAGAGCTGCTCCGCTACGACTCCCCCGTCCAGGGCCTGTCGCGCACCCTTACCCGGCCGGTCGACGTGCACGGACAACACATGGCGACTGGCGAAACCGTGCTGCTGCTCTTCGGCTCCGCCAACCGAGACGACCAGGCATTCTCAGACGCCGACCACTTCGACCTCCATCGCGCTCCCGAACGGCAGGTCGCGTTTGGACGTGGGATCCACTTCTGTCTCGGCGCGGCGCTGGCGCGGCTCGAAGCGCGCATCGCGCTGCAGGCACTCCTCGCCCGCCAACCGGACTGGGAAGTCGACCTGGATTCGGCCGTTCGACTCCGCTCTGGCCCCATCCGCGGCTACCTGTCCCTGCCCCTGGAGTAG
- a CDS encoding TetR/AcrR family transcriptional regulator: MTQGLRERKRAATAQALAEAAFGLAKERGLDGFVIDEVAELAGYSRRTFANHYPCKEAAVASVAYAGIEAAADALEDVSDGRPLLDAVEVVLRLQLTTAGLSRMREVLALARAHLSLAPHVYHVQHRMRLEVEERVAAVAAGRYPASYLTLLVGAVYGMVSTALEGLVDVRLPGDPPSRDAVEFDEFLTEVFNHLRTGF, encoded by the coding sequence GTGACCCAAGGCCTGAGGGAGAGGAAGCGTGCGGCGACGGCACAGGCGCTTGCCGAGGCTGCCTTTGGCCTGGCGAAGGAGCGCGGCCTGGACGGGTTCGTGATCGACGAGGTCGCAGAGTTGGCCGGCTACTCGCGTCGTACATTCGCGAACCACTACCCCTGCAAGGAAGCGGCGGTGGCATCGGTCGCCTACGCCGGTATTGAGGCTGCCGCCGACGCACTCGAGGACGTGTCGGATGGGCGCCCGTTACTGGACGCGGTCGAGGTCGTGCTGCGGCTGCAGTTGACGACAGCGGGGCTTTCCCGGATGCGGGAGGTGCTGGCGTTGGCGCGCGCGCATCTATCGTTGGCGCCTCACGTCTATCACGTCCAGCACCGGATGCGGTTGGAGGTCGAGGAGCGGGTGGCCGCCGTGGCGGCCGGACGCTATCCGGCTTCCTACCTCACCCTGTTGGTCGGCGCCGTCTACGGCATGGTCTCCACCGCGCTGGAGGGGCTCGTCGACGTCCGCCTTCCTGGCGATCCGCCGAGTCGCGACGCCGTGGAGTTCGACGAGTTCCTGACTGAGGTCTTCAATCACCTCCGTACCGGGTTCTGA
- a CDS encoding MMPL family transporter, which yields MSTFLYRLGRGCFGKPWPIIVGWVLVLAAVVAALVVNGVKVTSEMKIDNTEAQQVLDRVSRELPEASGGQASVVFTVPDGDRLDTPARMAAIAETVQDVYELDQVINPADLSQGQGQPPGGPGADQPESGPGTAPPYQPLVLDGTPVPGVLVSTQAPVALFQFQFTVPSTSLTDDQVSAVLSVVEDAERGTGLRVLPSDSLKAIEIPVGAAEVVGLAVAAVVLVLTLGSLVAAGLPLITALVGVGVGVGTAFALSTTVEMNTATPVLALMIGLAVGIDYALFVVNRQRRLIIDRDLDAREAAGRAVGTAGSAVLFAGLTVIVALVALTVIGISMLTTMALVAAATVLLAVLIALTLLPALLGLIGERIVSAKARKKGHTRREEDSHSVADHWVKAVVRLRWPVILGVVAVLGVGAVPAASMDLGLPTGASANTDTAARQSYEAVTRGFGEGYNGPLLVTVESADGAAVTPRTLGAVTQQLQQRKEIVAAVPLGTSQDGEMAVLSVIPTSGPDDDATADLVQALRSPSSAVAQDHDVVIGVTGFTAIGIDMSDRLAEIVPLYLIIIVGLSLLILLVVFRSLVVPIQATLGFLLSILATFGVTTAVFSWGWLGWMVGVDTGGPLFSFIPVIVTGILYGLAMDYQVFLVSSMRESHVHGHHGEAGVVHGFDQASRVVVAAAVIMVSVFAGFIFSHDVMIKQIGFALAIGILIDAFLVRMTLTPALMSLFGDKAWWLPRWLDRMLPDLDVEGDRLLRMLTERQDTEVARRPEVIGK from the coding sequence ATGTCCACGTTCTTGTACCGCCTCGGGCGCGGTTGCTTCGGCAAGCCCTGGCCCATCATCGTCGGGTGGGTGTTGGTGCTGGCTGCCGTCGTGGCTGCACTGGTGGTCAACGGGGTGAAGGTGACCTCGGAGATGAAGATCGACAACACCGAGGCCCAGCAGGTTCTCGATCGGGTCTCTCGGGAGCTGCCGGAGGCATCGGGAGGCCAGGCCAGTGTGGTGTTCACCGTTCCAGACGGCGACCGGCTGGATACCCCCGCGCGGATGGCCGCGATCGCTGAGACGGTCCAGGACGTCTACGAGCTGGACCAGGTCATCAACCCGGCTGACTTGAGCCAGGGTCAGGGGCAGCCGCCGGGAGGGCCTGGGGCTGACCAGCCGGAAAGCGGGCCGGGGACGGCGCCGCCGTACCAGCCGCTGGTCCTCGACGGGACCCCGGTGCCGGGGGTGCTGGTCTCGACTCAGGCGCCAGTGGCGCTGTTCCAGTTCCAGTTCACCGTGCCGTCCACGTCGCTGACCGACGATCAGGTCTCCGCGGTCTTGTCGGTCGTCGAGGATGCGGAGCGGGGCACCGGTCTGCGGGTCCTGCCGAGTGACTCGCTGAAGGCGATCGAGATCCCGGTCGGCGCCGCCGAGGTGGTCGGTCTCGCGGTCGCGGCCGTGGTCCTCGTTCTTACGCTTGGCTCGCTCGTCGCCGCTGGCCTTCCATTGATCACCGCCCTCGTCGGGGTCGGGGTGGGCGTGGGAACGGCGTTTGCCCTGTCGACGACGGTGGAGATGAACACCGCAACCCCTGTCCTGGCGTTGATGATCGGCCTCGCGGTGGGAATCGACTACGCGTTGTTCGTGGTCAACCGGCAGCGGCGACTGATCATCGATCGCGACCTCGACGCCCGCGAGGCGGCTGGCCGGGCGGTTGGAACGGCAGGCAGCGCCGTGCTCTTCGCCGGTCTCACCGTGATCGTGGCCTTGGTCGCGCTCACCGTCATTGGCATCTCCATGCTCACCACCATGGCTCTGGTCGCCGCGGCCACGGTGCTGCTCGCTGTCCTCATCGCGCTGACCCTGCTGCCGGCTCTGCTCGGACTGATCGGGGAGCGGATCGTGTCGGCCAAAGCCCGCAAGAAGGGGCATACCCGCCGGGAGGAGGACAGCCACAGCGTGGCCGACCACTGGGTCAAGGCGGTGGTGCGGTTGCGTTGGCCGGTGATCCTCGGTGTAGTGGCGGTCTTGGGGGTGGGTGCTGTTCCCGCGGCGAGCATGGACCTCGGCTTGCCGACGGGTGCCAGCGCAAACACCGACACCGCCGCGCGGCAGAGCTACGAGGCGGTCACCCGCGGGTTCGGTGAGGGGTACAACGGTCCGTTGCTGGTGACCGTGGAGTCCGCCGATGGCGCCGCCGTCACGCCTCGGACCCTCGGCGCGGTGACCCAACAGCTCCAGCAGCGCAAGGAGATCGTCGCTGCGGTGCCATTGGGCACCAGTCAGGACGGGGAGATGGCAGTCCTCAGTGTCATCCCCACCTCGGGCCCAGACGACGATGCCACGGCCGACCTCGTTCAGGCGCTCCGTTCACCCAGCTCGGCTGTCGCCCAGGATCATGACGTCGTGATCGGCGTCACTGGCTTCACCGCTATCGGCATCGACATGTCCGACCGGCTCGCCGAGATCGTCCCGCTGTACCTGATCATCATTGTGGGGCTGTCGCTCCTGATTCTGCTGGTGGTGTTCCGGTCACTCGTCGTACCGATCCAGGCCACGCTCGGGTTCCTGCTCAGCATCTTGGCGACCTTCGGGGTGACCACTGCGGTGTTCTCTTGGGGATGGCTTGGCTGGATGGTGGGGGTCGACACCGGCGGGCCATTGTTCAGCTTCATCCCGGTCATTGTCACCGGAATCCTCTATGGGCTAGCGATGGACTACCAGGTCTTCCTGGTCTCCTCGATGCGCGAGTCCCACGTCCACGGCCACCACGGCGAGGCCGGCGTGGTTCACGGTTTCGATCAGGCCAGCCGTGTCGTGGTCGCCGCCGCGGTGATCATGGTCTCGGTGTTCGCCGGCTTCATCTTCAGCCATGACGTGATGATCAAGCAGATCGGCTTCGCGCTTGCGATCGGCATCCTCATCGACGCCTTCTTGGTCCGCATGACCTTGACTCCGGCGCTGATGTCGCTGTTCGGCGACAAGGCCTGGTGGTTGCCGCGTTGGCTGGACCGGATGCTGCCCGACCTCGATGTCGAGGGCGACAGGCTCCTGCGCATGCTCACGGAACGTCAGGACACGGAGGTGGCGCGTCGTCCTGAGGTCATCGGCAAGTAG